CTCCCGCCGCCCGGCCTCACGCACGTCAGCGGCCTGCGCATGCAGGACGTCTGCCAGCGGCGTGCCCCGCTCGACCGCCACCGCGATGCCCTCGGCGAACCGCGCCACCAAGGGGACGCCGGTGCGCGCGGCGAGCGTGTCGAAGGCCTGGCTGACCGGAGTGCCGGTCCGGACCTCGGAGAGGACCCGCGCCAGCTCACCCGACAACGCGCCACGGCTCCGCGCGACCACCCGGTCGAGGGCAGCGACCGGCCCTTCACCAGCCGCAACGGCCAGTGCCAGGAGCTCCGCCACCGCCGGAAACTCCAGCAGGAGGGCACGCTCACGGTCACGAACGCGCGCGGTGAGCCGCTGGTCGGCGAGGACGACCCCGCCTGCAAACCCGAGCCCGCACAGGACGAGGAGCGGGGCCACATCGCTCGCGCCGCCGCTCTGCCACGAGTCCAGCAGCCCGTATGTCGCGGCGAGGGCGAAGCCGACCAGCCCCCACACCACCTGTTGCACGCGGAAGTCCTGCACGGTCCGGTCCAGGCCGGCGCGCTCGAGTCGACGCCGCACGGACGGAGCACCGCCGAGCACCTGCTCCAGCCGCCGCGCGGCGTTGTGGAGCGCCGGCCCGAACACCGACCGCGCAGTGCCCGCCCCGACCGGCACCCTGACCGCCCACTCGGGCCGCGGGAGGTCCCGCAGGTAGGGCATGACCCGCACACCCAGGTCGAGACCGCGCAGGGCAACCAGGCGGAGGATGACCAGGAAGATGCCGGCACCGGCGACCCCGCCGATCAGAGCACCCACCATCGCGGGACTCACGCGAGGATCCTCTGCTCCGTCGGGAGCCGGCCGATGCGCATCATGAGCCGGTAGGCCACGACGCAGCACACGGCACCACCGAAGATCACGACAGCGCCGGCAGCTGACGAGTAGCGGGCAATGACGGCGGGCTGGAAGGAGAGAAGGAGAAGCACGACCCACGGCGCCGCCACCGCAAGGCGCGCACCAGCGATCGTCCAGGCCTGGCGCGACTCGAGCTCCGAGCGCGTGCGTGCGTCCTGGCGAAGGAACGACGAAAGATTGCGCAGGAGACGACCGAGATCGCCGCCACCCACCTCCCGCGCGATCCGCAGCGACTCCACGACGCGGTCGCCCACCGGATCCGAGAGGTGCGACTTGAGCCGGTCCAGGCTGTCGGCGAACCGGCCGCTCACCTGGTAGTCGAGCGCGAAGCGCGCGAAAGCCGGGCGCAACGACTCCGGGCCCCGCACCCCGAGTGCGCTCAGGGCCTCAGGCAGCGACATCCCGGCACGGACGGCGCTGGCCAGGTTGTCAACGGCCTCCGGCCAGACCTCGGCGAAGTCGCGCTGCCGCCGCCGCGCCCGACCAGCAACGATGGCGAGCGGGAGGTAGCCGGCGAGGACAGCGAACACGACGGCGACCGGCCACGCACGGGAGAGGGCCAGGAGTGCCGTCCCGGCGACGAGCGCGCAGGCGGCGCAGAGGAGGACAAGGCTCCGCGAGGACACCGCCGCCAGGCCGGCACGCGCGAGCAGCTGCTCCGTGCGACCGGCAGGGGCCTTGCGGGCGCTGGTGCGGGGCAGCGCGAACGCCGACCAGATCAGCAACAGGCCGATGCCTGCCCCCAGACCCAGGAGCACGCCCACGTCAGTGCCCTCCGAGCAGTGCGAGGACGTCGATGTTGGCCCGGCGATAGCGCTCGACATGAGGTGGCATGCCGCCGGTGGCACGCAGCCCGTGCTCATCACGGAGGAAGATCGGCTCGGTCTCGATCACGCCCTGCTCCACGCGTCCCGGGACCGCCACGATCTCGAGCGTGCGGCGCGCGCCCGACGCATCGATGCCGAGGTGGACGACGAGGTCGACGCTGCCGGCGACGGTGGGCGTCACAAACCCTGCGTGGACGTTGGGACCGGCCAGCAGGGGCAGGGCAGACAGCTTCGTCAGCGCATCTCGCGCGGAGTTGGCGTGGAGCGTGCACATGCCGGGCAGGCCTGAATTGAGCGCGAGGAGCATGTCGAGGCTCTCCTCTGCCCGGACCTCGCCGACGATGATGCGGCTGGGCCGCATGCGCAGCGACTCCTTGACCAGGGAGCGCAGCGTCACCTCCCCCGTCCCTTCGAGCCCGGCCTGGCGGGTCTGGAGAGGCACCCAGTCCGGGTGCGGAAACCGCAGCTCGAAGACCTCCTCAGCCGAGATCACGCGCTCGGTCCCGGGGATCGCGGCGGCGAGGCAGTTCAGGAAAGTGGTCTTGCCGGTCTGCGTGCCGCCGGCGACCAGGATGTTCAACCCCGCACGCACGCTGGCCTCGAGGAACGACGCGGCGTTGTGGCTGAGGCTGCCGAGGTCGACCAGGTCGCCGAGCCGGGTCGCCCGGAGTGTGTGCTTGCGGATGTTGACCGGCATGAAGCCGCGGGCGATGCCCTCGAGCACCACGTGCAGCCGGTTGCCGTCCGGGAGCATCGCGTCCACGAAGGGCTGGCTGAGGTCGATGCGACGCCCGCTCGACTTGAGCATGCGCTCGACGAGCTCGGCCACCTGGGTCCTGGTGAGGACGGTCGTCGTCAGCTCGTGTCGACCCTGCCTGGCGATGAAGACCTGACTTGGTTCGTTGATCCAGATCTCCTCGACCTCCGGGTCATCGAGGTAGGGCTGGAGGGGGCCGAAGCCAGCGACCCGCGCGACCAGCTCGCCGACCATGCGCTGCGGATCGGGCACCGGAACGACCTGGCCGGTGAGGCTGCGCTCATCGTGGGCACGCACCGCTTCCTCCGCGATCCGACGCACGAGAGCGGTCTCTTCCTGAGGGTCGACACCGTCCGCCCGGATGCGCTCTCGCACGCGCGCATCGAGCAGCTCGACGAGCGCTCCGTGCGCATCGGCGTACGCAACGACCATGGTGGATCCCCTGTCCCGAGTAGAGGTCTCCCGAGGAGTTCTACGCTCGCCGCACGACGCTTGGCAAGCACCAGTAGGCGGGCCCTGTGGACAAAGGGCGTGATAAGAAAGTGGAGGTAACTGTCCAGAGATGACTCCGCTCGGGAGGAAAATCCATGGCTACATCTGTTCACGCTGCCCTCACGCCGTTGGCGATCGATTGGCAGACACCCGTCAAGGACGGCCTCAGCTCCATCGCCACGTTCGTGCCGAAGCTGCTGATCTTCCTGTTGATCCTCTTCATCGCCTGGCTCATCGCCAAGGGCGTCGCGAAGTTCCTCGGACTCGTCCTCGGCCGGTTGGGGTTCAACGCGCTGCTCACCAAGGCCGGTGCTGACGACGTGCTCCGCGGAGCCCAGATCGAGCCGATCGGCCTGATCACGAAACTCGCCTACTACTTCATCCTGCTGATCGGCCTGCAGCTCGCGCTGTCGGCGTTCGGCCCCACCAACCCGGTCAGCCAGCTGGTCGACAAGATCGTGCTGTGGCTGCCGCAGGCGTTCGTCGCGATCGTCATCGTGATCATCGCCGGCGCCGTCGCCAACGCGGTCAAGGACCTGCTGGCTGCCAGCCTGGGCGGCGTGTCCTACGGCGGCCTGCTGGCCAAGATCGTCGGCGGCTTCATCGTCGCCCTCGGTGTCATCGCGGCGCTCAACCAGATCGGCATCGGCACCTCGGTCACC
This genomic interval from Nocardioides cavernaquae contains the following:
- a CDS encoding type II secretion system F family protein; translation: MSPAMVGALIGGVAGAGIFLVILRLVALRGLDLGVRVMPYLRDLPRPEWAVRVPVGAGTARSVFGPALHNAARRLEQVLGGAPSVRRRLERAGLDRTVQDFRVQQVVWGLVGFALAATYGLLDSWQSGGASDVAPLLVLCGLGFAGGVVLADQRLTARVRDRERALLLEFPAVAELLALAVAAGEGPVAALDRVVARSRGALSGELARVLSEVRTGTPVSQAFDTLAARTGVPLVARFAEGIAVAVERGTPLADVLHAQAADVREAGRRELIEAGARKEVLMMVPVVFLVLPVTIVFAFWPGVVGLSLVTP
- a CDS encoding type II secretion system F family protein; amino-acid sequence: MGVLLGLGAGIGLLLIWSAFALPRTSARKAPAGRTEQLLARAGLAAVSSRSLVLLCAACALVAGTALLALSRAWPVAVVFAVLAGYLPLAIVAGRARRRQRDFAEVWPEAVDNLASAVRAGMSLPEALSALGVRGPESLRPAFARFALDYQVSGRFADSLDRLKSHLSDPVGDRVVESLRIAREVGGGDLGRLLRNLSSFLRQDARTRSELESRQAWTIAGARLAVAAPWVVLLLLSFQPAVIARYSSAAGAVVIFGGAVCCVVAYRLMMRIGRLPTEQRILA
- a CDS encoding CpaF family protein; translation: MVVAYADAHGALVELLDARVRERIRADGVDPQEETALVRRIAEEAVRAHDERSLTGQVVPVPDPQRMVGELVARVAGFGPLQPYLDDPEVEEIWINEPSQVFIARQGRHELTTTVLTRTQVAELVERMLKSSGRRIDLSQPFVDAMLPDGNRLHVVLEGIARGFMPVNIRKHTLRATRLGDLVDLGSLSHNAASFLEASVRAGLNILVAGGTQTGKTTFLNCLAAAIPGTERVISAEEVFELRFPHPDWVPLQTRQAGLEGTGEVTLRSLVKESLRMRPSRIIVGEVRAEESLDMLLALNSGLPGMCTLHANSARDALTKLSALPLLAGPNVHAGFVTPTVAGSVDLVVHLGIDASGARRTLEIVAVPGRVEQGVIETEPIFLRDEHGLRATGGMPPHVERYRRANIDVLALLGGH
- a CDS encoding mechanosensitive ion channel family protein; the protein is MATSVHAALTPLAIDWQTPVKDGLSSIATFVPKLLIFLLILFIAWLIAKGVAKFLGLVLGRLGFNALLTKAGADDVLRGAQIEPIGLITKLAYYFILLIGLQLALSAFGPTNPVSQLVDKIVLWLPQAFVAIVIVIIAGAVANAVKDLLAASLGGVSYGGLLAKIVGGFIVALGVIAALNQIGIGTSVTLPVLITVLATVGGILVVGVGGGLIGPMRSRWEGWLTQISADAAASGQQGQHANSSYEPTTF